A stretch of Canis aureus isolate CA01 chromosome 28, VMU_Caureus_v.1.0, whole genome shotgun sequence DNA encodes these proteins:
- the YTHDF3 gene encoding YTH domain-containing family protein 3 isoform X1: MFYLDLTLLHRAEETGEESFSVQNGSIHQKDAVNDDDFEPYLSSQTNQSNSYPPMSDPYMPSYYAPSIGFPYSLGEAAWSTAGDQPMPYLTTYGQMSNGEHHYIPDGVFSQPGALGNTPPFLGQHGFNFFPGNADFSTWGTSGSQGQSTQSSAYSSSYGYPPSSLGRAITDGQAGFGNDTLSKVPGISSIEQGMTGLKIGGDLTAAVTKTVGTALSSSGMTSIATNSVPPVSSAAPKPTSWAAIARKPAKPQPKLKPKGNVGIGGSAVPPPPIKHNMNIGTWDEKGSVVKAPPTQPVLPPQTIIQQPQPLIQPPPLVQSQLPQQQPQPPQPQQQQGPQPQAQPHQVQPQQQQLQNRWVAPRNRGAGFNQNNGVGGENFGLGVVPVSASPSNVEVHPVLEKLKAINNYNPKDFDWNLKNGRVFIIKSYSEDDIHRSIKYSIWCSTEHGNKRLDAAYRSLNGKGPLYLLFSVNGSGHFCGVAEMKSVVDYNAYAGVWSQDKWKGKFEVKWIFVKDVPNNQLRHIRLENNDNKPVTNSRDTQEVPLEKAKQVLKIIATFKHTTSIFDDFAHYEKRQEEEEAMRRERNRNKQ; this comes from the exons ATGTTCTATCTTGATTTGACTCTGCTTCATAGAGCAGAGGAAACAGGCGAAGAATCAT ttTCAGTACAAAACGGTTCGATTCATCAAAAAGATGCTGTAAATGATGATGATTTTGAGCCATACTTAAGTAGCCAGACAAATCAG agtaACAGCTATCCACCAATGTCAGATCCATACATGCCTAGTTACTATGCTCCATCCATTGGATTTCCATATTCTCTTGGGGAAGCAGCATGGTCCACGGCTGGAGACCAACCTATGCCATATCTGACAACCTATGGACAAATGAGTAATGGAGAACATCATTATATACCAGATGGTGTGTTTAGTCAACCTGGGGCATTAGGAAATACCCCTCCATTTCTTGGTCAACATGGATTTAACTTTTTTCCTGGTAATGCTGATTTCTCTACATGGGGGACAAGTGGATCTCAGGGACAATCAACACAAAGTTCTGCTTATAGTAGCAGTTATGGCTATCCACCTAGTTCTCTTGGGAGAGCTATTACAGATGGACAGgctggatttggcaatgatacTTTGAGTAAGGTGCCCGGCATTAGCAGTATTGAACAAGGCATGACCGGACTGAAAATTGGTGGTGACCTGACAGCTGCAGTGACAAAAACTGTAGGAACAGCCTTGAGCAGCAGTGGTATGACTAGCATTGCAACTAATAGTGTGCCCCCAGTTAGTAGTGCAGCGCCTAAACCAACCTCCTGGGCTGCCATTGCCAGAAAGCCTGCCAAACCTCAACCGAAACTTAAACCCAAGGGCAATGTGGGAATTGGGGGTTCTGCTGTGCCACCACCTCCTATAAAACACAACATGAATATTGGAACTTGGGATGAAAAGGGGTCAGTGGTAAAGGCTCCACCAACCCAACCAGTTCTGCCTCCTCAAACTATAATCCAGCAGCCTCAGCCATTAATTCAACCACCACCATTGGTGCAAAGCCAACTGCCTCAACAGCAGCCTCAGCCACCGCAACCACAGCAGCAACAAGGACCTCAGCCACAGGCCCAGCCTCACCAAGTGCAGCCTCAACAGCAGCAGCTGCAGAATCGCTGGGTAGCCCCTCGGAATAGGGGAGCTGGATTCAACCAGAACAATGGAGTGGGCGGTGAAAACTTTGGTTTAGGTGTTGTTCCTGTCAGTGCTTCACCTTCTAATGTGGAAGTGCATCCAGTGCTGGAAAAGCTAAAGGCCATAAACAATTATAATCCCAAAGACTTTGACTGGAACCTGAAGAATGGACGTGTGTTTATAATTAAAAGCTATTCTGAGGATGACATACACCGTTCAATTAAGTACTCTATCTGGTGTAGTACTGAGCATGGTAATAAGCGTTTGGATGCAGCTTACCGTTCCCTGAATGGGAAAGGCCCACTCTATTTACTCTTCAGTGTGAATGGCAGTGGACATTTTTGTGGAGTGGCTGAAATGAAGTCTGTTGTGGACTATAATGCATATGCTGGTGTCTGGTCTCAGGATAAGTGGAAGGGCAAATTTGAAGTTAAATGGATCTTTGTCAAAGATGTTCCCAATAACCAATTACGGCATATTCGCTTagaaaataatgacaacaaaCCAGTTACCAATTCAAGGGACACTCAAGAGGTACCCCTAGAAAAAGCTAAGCAAGTGCTTAAAATAATTGCTACTTTCAAGCATACCACCTCAATCTTTGATGACTTTGCACATTATGAAAAGCGTCAAGAAGAGGAGGAAGCCATGCGTAGG
- the YTHDF3 gene encoding YTH domain-containing family protein 3 isoform X2 → MSATSVDQRPKGQGNKVSVQNGSIHQKDAVNDDDFEPYLSSQTNQSNSYPPMSDPYMPSYYAPSIGFPYSLGEAAWSTAGDQPMPYLTTYGQMSNGEHHYIPDGVFSQPGALGNTPPFLGQHGFNFFPGNADFSTWGTSGSQGQSTQSSAYSSSYGYPPSSLGRAITDGQAGFGNDTLSKVPGISSIEQGMTGLKIGGDLTAAVTKTVGTALSSSGMTSIATNSVPPVSSAAPKPTSWAAIARKPAKPQPKLKPKGNVGIGGSAVPPPPIKHNMNIGTWDEKGSVVKAPPTQPVLPPQTIIQQPQPLIQPPPLVQSQLPQQQPQPPQPQQQQGPQPQAQPHQVQPQQQQLQNRWVAPRNRGAGFNQNNGVGGENFGLGVVPVSASPSNVEVHPVLEKLKAINNYNPKDFDWNLKNGRVFIIKSYSEDDIHRSIKYSIWCSTEHGNKRLDAAYRSLNGKGPLYLLFSVNGSGHFCGVAEMKSVVDYNAYAGVWSQDKWKGKFEVKWIFVKDVPNNQLRHIRLENNDNKPVTNSRDTQEVPLEKAKQVLKIIATFKHTTSIFDDFAHYEKRQEEEEAMRRERNRNKQ, encoded by the exons ATGTCAGCCACTAGCGTGGATCAG AGACCTAAAGGGCAAGGAAATAAAG ttTCAGTACAAAACGGTTCGATTCATCAAAAAGATGCTGTAAATGATGATGATTTTGAGCCATACTTAAGTAGCCAGACAAATCAG agtaACAGCTATCCACCAATGTCAGATCCATACATGCCTAGTTACTATGCTCCATCCATTGGATTTCCATATTCTCTTGGGGAAGCAGCATGGTCCACGGCTGGAGACCAACCTATGCCATATCTGACAACCTATGGACAAATGAGTAATGGAGAACATCATTATATACCAGATGGTGTGTTTAGTCAACCTGGGGCATTAGGAAATACCCCTCCATTTCTTGGTCAACATGGATTTAACTTTTTTCCTGGTAATGCTGATTTCTCTACATGGGGGACAAGTGGATCTCAGGGACAATCAACACAAAGTTCTGCTTATAGTAGCAGTTATGGCTATCCACCTAGTTCTCTTGGGAGAGCTATTACAGATGGACAGgctggatttggcaatgatacTTTGAGTAAGGTGCCCGGCATTAGCAGTATTGAACAAGGCATGACCGGACTGAAAATTGGTGGTGACCTGACAGCTGCAGTGACAAAAACTGTAGGAACAGCCTTGAGCAGCAGTGGTATGACTAGCATTGCAACTAATAGTGTGCCCCCAGTTAGTAGTGCAGCGCCTAAACCAACCTCCTGGGCTGCCATTGCCAGAAAGCCTGCCAAACCTCAACCGAAACTTAAACCCAAGGGCAATGTGGGAATTGGGGGTTCTGCTGTGCCACCACCTCCTATAAAACACAACATGAATATTGGAACTTGGGATGAAAAGGGGTCAGTGGTAAAGGCTCCACCAACCCAACCAGTTCTGCCTCCTCAAACTATAATCCAGCAGCCTCAGCCATTAATTCAACCACCACCATTGGTGCAAAGCCAACTGCCTCAACAGCAGCCTCAGCCACCGCAACCACAGCAGCAACAAGGACCTCAGCCACAGGCCCAGCCTCACCAAGTGCAGCCTCAACAGCAGCAGCTGCAGAATCGCTGGGTAGCCCCTCGGAATAGGGGAGCTGGATTCAACCAGAACAATGGAGTGGGCGGTGAAAACTTTGGTTTAGGTGTTGTTCCTGTCAGTGCTTCACCTTCTAATGTGGAAGTGCATCCAGTGCTGGAAAAGCTAAAGGCCATAAACAATTATAATCCCAAAGACTTTGACTGGAACCTGAAGAATGGACGTGTGTTTATAATTAAAAGCTATTCTGAGGATGACATACACCGTTCAATTAAGTACTCTATCTGGTGTAGTACTGAGCATGGTAATAAGCGTTTGGATGCAGCTTACCGTTCCCTGAATGGGAAAGGCCCACTCTATTTACTCTTCAGTGTGAATGGCAGTGGACATTTTTGTGGAGTGGCTGAAATGAAGTCTGTTGTGGACTATAATGCATATGCTGGTGTCTGGTCTCAGGATAAGTGGAAGGGCAAATTTGAAGTTAAATGGATCTTTGTCAAAGATGTTCCCAATAACCAATTACGGCATATTCGCTTagaaaataatgacaacaaaCCAGTTACCAATTCAAGGGACACTCAAGAGGTACCCCTAGAAAAAGCTAAGCAAGTGCTTAAAATAATTGCTACTTTCAAGCATACCACCTCAATCTTTGATGACTTTGCACATTATGAAAAGCGTCAAGAAGAGGAGGAAGCCATGCGTAGG
- the YTHDF3 gene encoding YTH domain-containing family protein 3 isoform X3: MSDPYMPSYYAPSIGFPYSLGEAAWSTAGDQPMPYLTTYGQMSNGEHHYIPDGVFSQPGALGNTPPFLGQHGFNFFPGNADFSTWGTSGSQGQSTQSSAYSSSYGYPPSSLGRAITDGQAGFGNDTLSKVPGISSIEQGMTGLKIGGDLTAAVTKTVGTALSSSGMTSIATNSVPPVSSAAPKPTSWAAIARKPAKPQPKLKPKGNVGIGGSAVPPPPIKHNMNIGTWDEKGSVVKAPPTQPVLPPQTIIQQPQPLIQPPPLVQSQLPQQQPQPPQPQQQQGPQPQAQPHQVQPQQQQLQNRWVAPRNRGAGFNQNNGVGGENFGLGVVPVSASPSNVEVHPVLEKLKAINNYNPKDFDWNLKNGRVFIIKSYSEDDIHRSIKYSIWCSTEHGNKRLDAAYRSLNGKGPLYLLFSVNGSGHFCGVAEMKSVVDYNAYAGVWSQDKWKGKFEVKWIFVKDVPNNQLRHIRLENNDNKPVTNSRDTQEVPLEKAKQVLKIIATFKHTTSIFDDFAHYEKRQEEEEAMRRERNRNKQ, translated from the coding sequence ATGTCAGATCCATACATGCCTAGTTACTATGCTCCATCCATTGGATTTCCATATTCTCTTGGGGAAGCAGCATGGTCCACGGCTGGAGACCAACCTATGCCATATCTGACAACCTATGGACAAATGAGTAATGGAGAACATCATTATATACCAGATGGTGTGTTTAGTCAACCTGGGGCATTAGGAAATACCCCTCCATTTCTTGGTCAACATGGATTTAACTTTTTTCCTGGTAATGCTGATTTCTCTACATGGGGGACAAGTGGATCTCAGGGACAATCAACACAAAGTTCTGCTTATAGTAGCAGTTATGGCTATCCACCTAGTTCTCTTGGGAGAGCTATTACAGATGGACAGgctggatttggcaatgatacTTTGAGTAAGGTGCCCGGCATTAGCAGTATTGAACAAGGCATGACCGGACTGAAAATTGGTGGTGACCTGACAGCTGCAGTGACAAAAACTGTAGGAACAGCCTTGAGCAGCAGTGGTATGACTAGCATTGCAACTAATAGTGTGCCCCCAGTTAGTAGTGCAGCGCCTAAACCAACCTCCTGGGCTGCCATTGCCAGAAAGCCTGCCAAACCTCAACCGAAACTTAAACCCAAGGGCAATGTGGGAATTGGGGGTTCTGCTGTGCCACCACCTCCTATAAAACACAACATGAATATTGGAACTTGGGATGAAAAGGGGTCAGTGGTAAAGGCTCCACCAACCCAACCAGTTCTGCCTCCTCAAACTATAATCCAGCAGCCTCAGCCATTAATTCAACCACCACCATTGGTGCAAAGCCAACTGCCTCAACAGCAGCCTCAGCCACCGCAACCACAGCAGCAACAAGGACCTCAGCCACAGGCCCAGCCTCACCAAGTGCAGCCTCAACAGCAGCAGCTGCAGAATCGCTGGGTAGCCCCTCGGAATAGGGGAGCTGGATTCAACCAGAACAATGGAGTGGGCGGTGAAAACTTTGGTTTAGGTGTTGTTCCTGTCAGTGCTTCACCTTCTAATGTGGAAGTGCATCCAGTGCTGGAAAAGCTAAAGGCCATAAACAATTATAATCCCAAAGACTTTGACTGGAACCTGAAGAATGGACGTGTGTTTATAATTAAAAGCTATTCTGAGGATGACATACACCGTTCAATTAAGTACTCTATCTGGTGTAGTACTGAGCATGGTAATAAGCGTTTGGATGCAGCTTACCGTTCCCTGAATGGGAAAGGCCCACTCTATTTACTCTTCAGTGTGAATGGCAGTGGACATTTTTGTGGAGTGGCTGAAATGAAGTCTGTTGTGGACTATAATGCATATGCTGGTGTCTGGTCTCAGGATAAGTGGAAGGGCAAATTTGAAGTTAAATGGATCTTTGTCAAAGATGTTCCCAATAACCAATTACGGCATATTCGCTTagaaaataatgacaacaaaCCAGTTACCAATTCAAGGGACACTCAAGAGGTACCCCTAGAAAAAGCTAAGCAAGTGCTTAAAATAATTGCTACTTTCAAGCATACCACCTCAATCTTTGATGACTTTGCACATTATGAAAAGCGTCAAGAAGAGGAGGAAGCCATGCGTAGG